In Streptomyces hawaiiensis, one genomic interval encodes:
- a CDS encoding molybdopterin oxidoreductase family protein: MDASVDRIARPWGSRTPYGRHEPWPTRVDTFLEEGVDQRAVQRWVQAASILHSDGDAMDIAVMDGRMVGVRGRALDRVNHGRLGPKDLFGWQANASADRLTRPLVRRDGRLVECDWDTAMERITGRSRELLDERGPGSIGFYTTGQLYLEEYYTLAVLARAGIGTNHLDGNTRLCTSTAAEALKESFGCDGQPGSYDDIDHADVIALFGHNIAETQPVQWMRILDRLEGADPPRLVCVDPRPTQVARRAAVHLAPRVGTNVALLNALLHEIIRTDRVDHHYIEAHTVGFDELASRVKDCTPDWAAGICDVPAARIGEAAEILGTADRLLSTVLQGVYQSHQATAAAVQINNLHLIRGMLGRPGAGILQMNGQPTAQNTRECGANGDLPGFRNWQNDSHVADLAKVWNVEPETIPHYAPPTHAMQMFRYAEQGSIRMLWISGTNPAVSLPELSRIRSILSQERLFVVVQDLFLTETAQLADVVLPAATWGEKTGTFTNADRTVHLSDKAVDPPGEARPDLDIFLDYAARMDFRDKDGGPLITWRDPQSAFEAWKRCSAGRPCDYTGLTYDRLRGGTGIQWPCNAEAPDGTGRLYTDGIDRAHPDVCESYGKDLVTGATQEVVEYRSLNPDGKAMIKAAGYLPPHEAPDDEYPFQLTTGRTLYHFHTRTKTGRAPQLNAAAPDVWVEAAGSDAAGLGLKEGDLVEVTTPRGAVRGRLRVTDIRPGLLFVPFHYGYWDTKAGHAPDGDTPARAANETTVTDWDPVSKQPLFKTAAAALRRVEHADGNTAPAPTTTASAPNRTDAVPATTGGPSALAAQSADAGRDHRKEGTA; the protein is encoded by the coding sequence ATGGACGCTTCGGTGGACCGGATCGCGCGCCCTTGGGGCAGCCGCACTCCCTATGGCCGTCACGAACCGTGGCCCACCAGGGTGGACACCTTCCTGGAGGAGGGCGTCGATCAGCGTGCCGTGCAGCGATGGGTGCAGGCCGCGTCGATCCTGCACTCGGACGGGGACGCGATGGACATCGCGGTGATGGACGGGCGCATGGTGGGTGTCCGGGGCCGTGCGCTGGACCGGGTCAACCATGGCCGGCTCGGGCCCAAGGATCTCTTCGGCTGGCAGGCGAACGCCTCGGCGGACCGGTTGACCAGGCCGCTGGTCCGGCGGGACGGTCGGCTGGTGGAGTGCGACTGGGACACCGCGATGGAGCGGATCACCGGCCGTTCGAGGGAGCTGCTGGATGAACGCGGTCCGGGATCGATCGGCTTCTACACCACCGGGCAGCTGTATCTGGAGGAGTACTACACGCTCGCGGTGCTGGCCCGGGCGGGCATCGGCACCAACCACCTGGACGGCAACACTCGGCTGTGCACGTCCACCGCCGCCGAGGCGCTGAAGGAGTCCTTCGGCTGTGACGGTCAGCCGGGCAGTTACGACGACATCGACCACGCCGACGTGATCGCGCTGTTCGGGCACAACATCGCCGAGACCCAGCCCGTGCAGTGGATGCGGATCCTCGACCGGCTGGAGGGCGCCGACCCGCCCCGCCTGGTGTGCGTCGACCCGCGTCCCACCCAGGTGGCCCGCAGGGCGGCCGTGCACCTGGCTCCGCGCGTGGGTACGAACGTCGCCCTGCTCAACGCGCTCCTCCACGAGATCATCCGCACCGATCGCGTCGACCATCACTACATCGAGGCCCACACGGTCGGCTTCGACGAACTGGCGTCCCGGGTGAAGGACTGCACCCCCGACTGGGCGGCCGGCATCTGCGACGTGCCGGCCGCCCGGATCGGCGAGGCCGCCGAGATCCTCGGCACGGCCGACCGGCTGCTGTCCACGGTGCTGCAAGGGGTCTACCAGTCCCACCAGGCCACCGCCGCCGCCGTACAGATCAACAACCTGCACCTGATCCGCGGCATGCTCGGGCGGCCGGGCGCCGGCATCCTGCAGATGAACGGTCAGCCCACCGCCCAGAACACCCGCGAATGCGGCGCCAACGGCGACCTGCCCGGGTTCCGCAACTGGCAGAACGACAGCCACGTCGCCGACCTGGCCAAGGTGTGGAACGTCGAACCCGAGACGATCCCGCACTACGCCCCGCCCACCCACGCCATGCAGATGTTCCGCTACGCCGAACAGGGCTCGATCCGCATGCTGTGGATCAGCGGAACCAACCCCGCGGTGTCGCTGCCGGAGCTGTCCCGCATCCGCTCGATCCTCTCCCAGGAGCGGCTCTTCGTCGTGGTGCAGGACCTGTTCCTCACCGAGACCGCGCAGCTCGCCGACGTGGTCCTGCCCGCCGCCACGTGGGGGGAGAAGACAGGCACGTTCACCAACGCCGACCGCACGGTCCACCTGTCCGACAAGGCCGTCGACCCGCCCGGCGAGGCCAGGCCGGACCTGGACATCTTCCTCGACTACGCCGCCCGCATGGACTTCCGCGACAAGGACGGCGGCCCGCTGATCACCTGGCGCGACCCCCAGTCCGCGTTCGAGGCGTGGAAACGGTGCAGCGCCGGCCGGCCGTGCGACTACACCGGCCTCACCTACGACAGGCTGCGCGGTGGGACCGGGATCCAGTGGCCGTGCAACGCCGAGGCCCCGGACGGCACGGGACGCCTCTACACCGACGGCATCGACCGGGCCCACCCGGACGTCTGCGAGAGCTACGGCAAGGACCTGGTCACGGGCGCCACACAAGAGGTCGTCGAGTACCGCTCCCTCAACCCCGACGGCAAGGCCATGATCAAGGCGGCCGGGTACCTGCCGCCCCACGAGGCACCCGACGACGAGTACCCGTTCCAGCTGACCACGGGCCGCACCCTCTACCACTTCCACACCCGGACGAAAACCGGACGTGCGCCGCAACTGAACGCGGCGGCCCCCGACGTATGGGTGGAGGCGGCCGGTTCCGACGCGGCCGGGCTCGGGCTGAAGGAGGGAGACCTGGTGGAGGTGACCACGCCGCGCGGTGCCGTACGAGGACGGCTGCGCGTCACCGACATCCGCCCGGGCCTGCTGTTCGTCCCCTTCCACTACGGCTACTGGGACACCAAGGCCGGACACGCCCCGGACGGCGACACGCCCGCCCGCGCCGCGAACGAGACGACCGTCACCGACTGGGATCCCGTCTCCAAGCAACCACTGTTCAAGACCGCCGCGGCCGCGCTGCGCCGCGTGGAGCACGCCGACGGCAACACCGCCCCGGCCCCCACCACCACCGCCTCCGCTCCGAACCGCACCGATGCCGTACCCGCCACGACCGGCGGCCCGTCCGCCCTCGCCGCGCAGTCGGCCGACGCCGGCCGGGACCACCGCAAGGAGGGCACCGCGTGA
- a CDS encoding electron transfer flavoprotein subunit alpha/FixB family protein, with the protein MPDVLVLVDHDGEHVHKSTYELLAVARWLGDPAAVVVGSPGTAARLKDPLARHGATCVYSAESAEADEFLVTPAVDALELAVREASPAAVLVSATTDGKEVAGRLAARLDAGLLIDAVDLDSSGEVTQIVFGGSCTVRSQVTHGFPVIAVRPGSVEPEEHPVEAAERELALPPVDPAASARITARRLALAGDRPELTEASVVVSGGRGVAGADGFKVVEELADALGGAVGASRAAVDAGYYPHRFQVGQTGASVSPQLYIALGISGAIQHLAGMQTSKTIVAVNKDPEAPILALADYGVVGDLFAVAPQLAEEVTARRLGS; encoded by the coding sequence ATGCCCGACGTCCTCGTTCTCGTCGACCACGACGGGGAACACGTCCACAAGTCCACCTACGAACTCCTCGCTGTCGCACGATGGTTGGGTGATCCGGCCGCCGTCGTGGTGGGGAGCCCCGGCACGGCGGCTCGCCTCAAGGACCCCCTCGCCCGCCACGGCGCCACCTGCGTCTACTCGGCCGAATCCGCCGAAGCGGACGAGTTCCTCGTCACACCGGCCGTCGACGCCCTGGAGCTGGCGGTCCGGGAAGCGTCCCCTGCCGCCGTCCTGGTCTCCGCGACGACGGACGGCAAGGAGGTGGCCGGGCGTCTCGCCGCGCGGCTGGACGCCGGGCTGCTGATCGACGCGGTCGACCTCGACTCCTCCGGAGAGGTCACCCAGATCGTCTTCGGCGGCTCCTGCACCGTGCGCTCACAGGTCACACACGGCTTCCCGGTGATCGCCGTGCGGCCGGGCTCCGTCGAGCCGGAGGAGCATCCTGTGGAAGCGGCGGAGCGGGAACTCGCCCTGCCGCCGGTCGACCCTGCGGCATCCGCCCGCATCACGGCCCGTCGCCTCGCGCTCGCGGGTGACCGTCCCGAGCTCACCGAGGCGAGCGTCGTCGTGTCCGGCGGACGCGGTGTCGCAGGAGCGGACGGCTTCAAGGTGGTCGAGGAACTGGCCGACGCCCTGGGCGGTGCGGTGGGCGCCTCACGCGCCGCGGTGGACGCCGGCTACTACCCGCACCGATTCCAGGTGGGACAGACCGGCGCGTCAGTCTCTCCCCAGTTGTACATCGCTCTGGGCATCTCCGGGGCCATCCAGCACCTGGCCGGGATGCAGACCTCCAAGACGATCGTCGCGGTCAACAAGGACCCCGAGGCGCCGATCCTCGCCCTTGCCGACTACGGCGTGGTGGGCGACCTGTTCGCCGTGGCTCCCCAGCTGGCCGAGGAAGTGACCGCCCGCCGCCTGGGCAGCTGA
- a CDS encoding GAF and ANTAR domain-containing protein: MQWLLETQSLEDFLQSLADAALALTEAEGAGVTIERERRPLTVASSGPAALKLDEKQYGQDDGPCLQAARTGEEVAVEDMLRETRWGDYPAYAVACGIRSSLSLPIAARTHTTGALNLYAGPPQAFEAADRSALRSLAAQATGAIALAQRIADAQAFAEQMQTAMQSRGVIDQALGVVMGQRGCTADEAFGILRSASQHRNIKLRDLCTELITNLTGRPPTTPAWGPRQ, translated from the coding sequence ATGCAGTGGCTGCTGGAAACTCAGTCGCTGGAGGATTTCTTGCAGTCTCTGGCCGACGCGGCGCTGGCTCTGACCGAAGCCGAGGGTGCCGGCGTGACGATCGAACGAGAGCGGCGGCCTCTGACCGTGGCCAGCTCGGGCCCGGCGGCGCTGAAGCTGGACGAGAAGCAGTACGGCCAGGACGACGGTCCGTGTCTGCAGGCCGCCCGCACCGGTGAAGAGGTCGCCGTCGAGGACATGCTCAGGGAGACCCGCTGGGGCGACTACCCGGCCTACGCGGTGGCTTGCGGGATCCGCTCCTCCCTCTCCCTGCCGATCGCCGCCCGCACCCACACCACCGGTGCCCTGAACCTCTACGCGGGCCCACCCCAGGCGTTCGAGGCCGCCGATCGCAGCGCCCTGCGCTCGCTGGCCGCGCAGGCCACCGGCGCCATCGCTCTGGCTCAGCGCATCGCCGACGCGCAGGCGTTCGCCGAGCAGATGCAGACGGCGATGCAGTCGCGCGGCGTCATCGACCAGGCTCTCGGGGTGGTCATGGGACAGCGTGGCTGCACCGCCGACGAGGCCTTCGGCATCCTGCGCTCCGCCTCCCAGCACCGCAACATCAAACTGCGCGACCTGTGCACCGAACTGATCACCAACCTCACCGGCCGGCCCCCCACCACCCCTGCTTGGGGACCCCGCCAATGA
- a CDS encoding flavin reductase family protein has product MSPLVATPTDPAVLRQAFGCFPSGVTALCALRSGTPVGMAASTFTPVSLEPPLVSVCVQDTSSTWPKLRGQGRLGLSVLTEGQDLVCRSLAAKSGDRFADVDWQAGEDDSVYIHGANLWLDCSIHSELPGGDHTIVLLEIHGLKAEPDRAPLVFHGSRFRRLAG; this is encoded by the coding sequence ATGAGCCCGCTCGTCGCGACACCGACGGATCCCGCCGTGCTGCGCCAGGCGTTCGGCTGCTTCCCGTCCGGGGTGACAGCCCTGTGCGCACTTCGTTCGGGTACGCCGGTGGGCATGGCCGCAAGCACGTTCACCCCGGTCTCTCTTGAACCGCCTCTGGTGTCGGTCTGTGTCCAGGACACTTCGTCGACCTGGCCCAAGCTGCGCGGGCAGGGCCGCCTGGGCCTGAGCGTCCTGACCGAGGGACAGGACCTGGTCTGTCGTTCGCTGGCAGCCAAGAGCGGCGACCGGTTCGCGGACGTCGACTGGCAAGCCGGCGAGGACGACAGCGTGTACATCCATGGTGCCAACCTCTGGCTGGACTGCTCGATCCACTCCGAGCTCCCGGGCGGCGACCACACCATCGTGCTGCTGGAGATCCACGGTCTGAAGGCCGAACCCGACCGGGCGCCGCTGGTGTTCCACGGCAGCCGGTTCCGGCGCCTGGCCGGGTGA
- a CDS encoding LuxR C-terminal-related transcriptional regulator — MSAVAEIDEDGHGSAVPVVAALPHTDPLGDPFLRARFALPARPRTYLRRQRLIDHLDQALTTPLTLLNGPAGAGKTLLAAEWACGLSPPVAWLSFNSGDRRPGVFWAYVLQALRACGAPASEAVGTPANASRVGRRLLSTLAAELNDRDRPVVLVLDEYDRVTDTKVAEQLEFVLHHAGHGLHLVLVTRTEPLLPLHRYRAVGELTEIRSAELAFTPEEAAALLELHGVNVPLQAARNLVDRTRGWAAGLGLSALAARESSDPELYLKEFEADRSTVADFLLAEVLKGQTRETQDLLLRVSVLERFCPDLANALTHRIDAEPILAGLHRENAFVERLGHSWYQLHPLFREILRAHLRVRLPGLEPELHRRAAQWLRPHGYLPETLAHSAAADDWDLAAGALVDDLAIGRLFTGPDAHDLARLFSRMAPEATSPATDLVRAAHDLSRHDLDHGLASLRHAEEQLADDARDLAAARLSCALLEALAARLAGSPPQVERAAASAAELRRDVPAHLLDKHPELTALLLTHVGSTLLWAGRFEDARAVLSTVAGAPGGASTEVPREEAMGHLALLDYLNGWPGRAERKALASVSEADRPGDRAERPPQPSGSGIGRLVLAAVAVDRNELDRAQALIDETADLPFRTRDPVMAAGRAFAAARLLMARGKMRAAVEAADPAVLAAVASPWATSQEALVTSAAHLAQGRPDRAAEVLQAVSGDQPVCAVEAASIQLAARRPAAAFELLDSIHAGERTGPAVTVRAALVRARAADAAGDTATARKLLAQALLDARRERLRRPFLDAGAWIRPLMATAALHDLAAGWLTYAVPLQGERPAPQSPPAPLVAVDLSVREHDILERVARMMSTEEIAADLCLSVNTVKTHLKSVYRKLAVNRRGEAVRRARGLRML; from the coding sequence ATGAGCGCCGTGGCGGAAATCGATGAGGATGGTCATGGATCGGCGGTCCCCGTCGTTGCGGCACTGCCGCACACCGATCCGCTGGGCGATCCGTTTCTGCGCGCCCGGTTCGCCCTCCCCGCCAGGCCCCGCACCTACCTGCGGAGGCAGCGGCTCATCGACCACCTCGACCAGGCCCTCACGACACCGCTGACACTGCTCAACGGCCCGGCCGGAGCCGGCAAAACCCTGCTGGCCGCCGAGTGGGCCTGCGGGCTGAGCCCGCCGGTCGCCTGGCTCTCCTTCAACAGCGGAGACCGCCGCCCCGGCGTGTTCTGGGCCTACGTCCTGCAGGCCCTGCGCGCCTGTGGTGCCCCGGCATCCGAAGCCGTCGGGACACCTGCCAACGCCTCCCGGGTGGGCCGCAGGCTCCTGTCCACACTCGCCGCCGAGCTGAACGACCGCGACCGGCCGGTGGTCCTCGTACTCGACGAGTACGACCGAGTGACGGATACGAAAGTCGCGGAGCAGCTGGAGTTCGTCCTGCACCACGCCGGCCATGGACTGCACCTCGTCCTGGTCACCCGCACCGAACCACTGCTCCCGTTGCACCGCTACCGGGCAGTCGGCGAACTGACGGAGATCCGCTCAGCCGAACTGGCCTTCACCCCCGAAGAGGCCGCCGCACTGCTGGAACTGCACGGCGTGAACGTTCCCCTCCAGGCGGCGCGGAATCTGGTCGACCGCACCCGGGGCTGGGCCGCAGGTCTGGGCCTGTCCGCCCTGGCCGCCAGGGAGAGTTCCGACCCCGAGCTGTATCTGAAGGAGTTCGAAGCGGACCGCAGCACGGTCGCGGACTTCCTGCTGGCCGAGGTCCTCAAGGGGCAGACGCGGGAGACACAGGACCTCCTGCTGCGCGTGAGCGTCCTGGAGCGCTTCTGTCCCGATCTGGCCAATGCGCTGACCCACCGCATCGACGCCGAACCCATCCTCGCCGGCCTGCACCGCGAGAACGCGTTCGTCGAACGCCTCGGGCACTCGTGGTACCAGCTCCACCCGCTGTTCAGGGAGATACTGCGGGCACATCTGCGCGTTCGCCTGCCCGGGCTGGAGCCGGAACTGCACAGACGGGCCGCGCAGTGGCTGCGTCCTCACGGCTATCTGCCGGAGACACTCGCCCACAGCGCCGCCGCGGACGACTGGGATCTCGCCGCCGGTGCCCTCGTGGACGACCTCGCGATCGGACGGCTCTTCACCGGCCCCGACGCGCACGACCTGGCGCGGTTGTTCTCCCGCATGGCACCCGAAGCGACAAGCCCGGCAACCGACCTCGTGCGCGCCGCCCACGACCTGTCCCGCCACGACCTCGACCATGGCCTGGCAAGCCTGCGCCACGCCGAGGAGCAGCTTGCCGACGACGCCCGCGACCTGGCGGCCGCCCGGCTGAGCTGTGCGCTGCTGGAGGCCCTGGCCGCCCGGCTGGCCGGGTCTCCCCCACAGGTGGAGAGGGCAGCCGCATCGGCCGCCGAACTACGGCGGGACGTACCGGCTCACCTCCTGGACAAGCATCCCGAACTCACCGCCCTCCTGCTGACCCATGTGGGCTCGACACTCCTTTGGGCCGGGCGTTTCGAGGACGCGCGTGCCGTCCTGAGCACCGTGGCCGGCGCTCCCGGCGGGGCGTCCACCGAGGTGCCCCGGGAGGAGGCGATGGGACACCTGGCCCTGCTCGACTACCTCAACGGCTGGCCCGGCCGGGCGGAGCGTAAGGCGCTGGCGTCGGTGTCCGAGGCGGATCGGCCCGGCGATCGGGCCGAGCGCCCGCCCCAGCCGTCCGGCTCCGGAATCGGACGGCTGGTCCTGGCCGCCGTTGCGGTCGACCGCAACGAACTGGACCGGGCCCAGGCCCTCATCGACGAAACGGCCGATCTCCCCTTCAGAACGCGTGATCCGGTGATGGCGGCGGGGCGGGCCTTCGCCGCGGCTCGCCTCCTGATGGCCAGGGGGAAGATGCGAGCCGCAGTCGAGGCGGCGGATCCGGCCGTCCTCGCCGCCGTGGCCTCCCCGTGGGCGACAAGCCAGGAAGCGCTCGTCACCTCGGCCGCGCACCTGGCCCAGGGACGGCCGGACAGAGCAGCCGAGGTACTCCAGGCGGTCTCCGGCGACCAGCCCGTGTGCGCCGTGGAGGCCGCGTCGATCCAGCTCGCCGCACGACGTCCCGCGGCGGCCTTCGAGCTGCTCGACAGCATCCACGCCGGGGAACGGACCGGCCCTGCGGTGACAGTGCGGGCAGCCCTGGTGAGGGCTCGGGCCGCCGACGCGGCGGGAGACACGGCAACCGCCCGCAAGCTCTTGGCGCAGGCGCTCCTCGACGCCCGGCGTGAGCGGCTGCGGCGTCCGTTCCTGGACGCCGGAGCGTGGATCCGGCCCCTCATGGCCACGGCTGCGCTGCACGATCTGGCGGCAGGCTGGCTCACGTACGCTGTGCCGCTCCAGGGCGAGCGGCCCGCACCACAGTCGCCGCCCGCGCCGCTCGTCGCGGTGGATCTGAGCGTACGTGAGCACGACATCCTGGAGCGCGTGGCCCGGATGATGTCGACGGAGGAGATCGCCGCCGATCTCTGCCTGTCGGTGAACACGGTGAAGACGCACCTCAAAAGCGTCTACCGGAAGCTGGCAGTGAACCGGCGAGGCGAAGCGGTGCGCCGCGCACGCGGTCTTCGGATGCTGTGA
- a CDS encoding electron transfer flavoprotein subunit beta/FixA family protein: protein MNIVVLVKQVPDTAAERTLSEADHTLDREGADLVLDEINERAAEEALVLKATLGAEISVVSMGPDSALDAIRKVLAMGADRGIHICDDRLQGSDAVTTARVLAAAVRTVADVDLVLAGNATTDGQAGVVPAVVADLLGVPQLTHIRELTVDAGRVRAERETENGEVTLDAPLPALVSVTEKINEPRYPSFKGIMAAKKKPVETVDLDDLFPDADDADFLVTRTRVVEAVPRPARAAGIRVTDDGSAGRQLVDYLIAQRLL from the coding sequence GTGAACATCGTCGTACTCGTCAAGCAGGTCCCGGACACCGCTGCCGAACGCACCCTGTCCGAGGCCGATCACACCCTTGACCGCGAGGGCGCCGATCTCGTCCTTGACGAGATCAACGAGCGCGCCGCGGAGGAGGCCCTGGTCCTCAAGGCGACGCTGGGTGCCGAGATCTCCGTCGTGTCCATGGGGCCCGACTCCGCGCTCGACGCCATCCGCAAGGTCCTGGCGATGGGTGCCGACCGCGGCATCCACATCTGCGACGACAGGCTCCAGGGCTCCGACGCCGTGACCACCGCGAGGGTGCTGGCAGCCGCCGTGCGGACGGTAGCGGACGTCGACCTGGTCCTCGCAGGCAACGCGACGACCGACGGACAGGCCGGCGTGGTCCCCGCCGTCGTCGCGGACCTGCTCGGCGTGCCGCAACTGACGCACATTCGGGAGCTGACCGTGGACGCGGGGCGGGTGCGCGCGGAGCGCGAGACCGAGAACGGCGAGGTGACGCTCGACGCGCCGCTGCCCGCGCTGGTCAGCGTCACCGAGAAGATCAACGAACCGCGCTATCCCTCCTTCAAGGGGATCATGGCCGCCAAGAAGAAGCCGGTCGAGACGGTCGACCTCGACGACCTGTTCCCGGACGCGGACGACGCCGATTTCCTCGTGACCCGCACCCGCGTCGTGGAGGCCGTGCCGCGTCCGGCGCGGGCAGCCGGAATCCGCGTCACGGACGACGGCTCGGCCGGACGCCAGCTCGTCGACTACCTGATCGCCCAAAGGCTTCTCTGA
- a CDS encoding CaiB/BaiF CoA transferase family protein — protein sequence MSTPHKGRGALDGLRIADFSRVLAGPYATMLLGDLGADVVKVERPGIGDETRAWHPPADHDGTSTYFLSVNRNKRSVVLDLTTEAGREQARALVAECDVVVENFRPGTMARLGLGHEQLRARHPELIYCSISGFGSGAGAAIPGYDLLVQAVGGLMSVTGTADGEPVKAGVALVDVITGLHASLGILAALRHRDATGEGQRVEVNLLGSLLSAMVNQASAFAVAGVVPGRMGNAHPSIAPYETLPTADRPLALAVGNDRQFAALAEAVGDPALALDDRFRTNADRVAHRAELRDLLTERLSAEGADHWSTVLLAAGVPAGPVNTLDEAFAYAQKLGLPGIVDIPAAPADGEEGRPSRQVAHPIALSRTPAQYRLPPPGLGRHSTQILPPAGTEPTT from the coding sequence GTGAGCACCCCACACAAAGGGCGAGGCGCGCTGGACGGCCTGCGCATCGCCGACTTCTCCCGCGTCCTCGCCGGGCCCTACGCCACCATGCTCCTCGGCGATCTCGGCGCCGACGTCGTCAAGGTCGAGCGGCCGGGCATCGGGGACGAGACCCGGGCCTGGCACCCTCCCGCGGATCACGACGGCACGTCGACCTACTTCCTGAGCGTCAACCGGAACAAGAGGTCGGTCGTCCTGGACCTGACCACGGAAGCCGGCCGCGAGCAGGCCCGCGCACTGGTCGCCGAGTGCGACGTGGTGGTGGAGAACTTCCGCCCCGGCACGATGGCGCGGCTGGGCCTGGGACACGAGCAACTCCGTGCCCGGCACCCGGAGTTGATCTACTGCTCGATCAGCGGGTTCGGTAGCGGCGCGGGAGCTGCGATCCCCGGATACGACCTGCTGGTGCAGGCCGTCGGCGGTCTGATGAGCGTGACCGGGACCGCTGACGGGGAGCCGGTGAAGGCGGGCGTGGCCCTGGTGGATGTGATCACCGGCCTGCATGCCTCGCTCGGCATCCTCGCCGCCCTGCGGCACCGCGATGCCACCGGAGAGGGCCAGCGGGTGGAGGTGAACCTGCTTGGCTCGCTGCTGTCCGCGATGGTCAACCAGGCGTCGGCGTTCGCCGTGGCGGGGGTGGTGCCGGGCCGCATGGGCAACGCGCATCCGAGCATCGCCCCGTACGAGACTCTCCCCACCGCCGACCGTCCGCTCGCCCTCGCCGTGGGCAACGACCGGCAGTTCGCGGCGCTCGCCGAGGCCGTGGGTGATCCCGCGCTCGCGCTTGACGACCGCTTCCGTACCAACGCCGACCGGGTCGCCCACCGTGCCGAACTGCGGGACCTCCTGACCGAACGGCTCAGTGCCGAAGGCGCCGACCACTGGTCGACGGTCCTGCTGGCCGCCGGTGTGCCCGCCGGACCGGTCAACACCCTCGACGAGGCATTCGCCTACGCGCAGAAGCTCGGCCTTCCCGGCATCGTCGACATCCCCGCCGCACCCGCCGACGGGGAGGAAGGCCGGCCCTCCCGCCAGGTCGCGCACCCGATCGCGCTGAGCCGCACACCCGCGCAGTACCGCCTGCCCCCGCCCGGCCTGGGCCGGCACAGCACGCAGATCCTCCCCCCGGCCGGGACCGAACCAACCACCTGA
- a CDS encoding acyl-CoA dehydrogenase family protein, whose translation MSGKPLKDPLDLLDIASVLTDEEREIQATVAKFLDDRVRPHVGEWFENAHFARELAPELGKLGVLGMHLEGYGCAGTNAVSYGLACLELEAADSGFRSFVSVQGSLSMFSIWKWGSEEQKQEWLPRLAAGEAIGCFGLTEPDFGSDPAGMRTRAVRDGGDWILNGSKMWITNGGIADVATVWAQAEDGIRGFLVPRGTPGFTTQDIKQKMSLRASITSELYFDDVRLPDSARLPHAQGLRGPLSCLNEARFGILFGAVGAARDSLQAALGYADSRVQFGKPISAFQLTQKKLADMTVSLGGAALLALHLGRLKDQHRIRPEQISVGKLNNVREAIAIARECRTILGANGISLEYSPLRHANNLESVLTYEGTGEMHTLVVGQAITGYPAFR comes from the coding sequence ATGAGCGGCAAGCCGCTGAAGGACCCCCTCGACCTGCTCGACATCGCTTCCGTCCTCACTGACGAGGAACGCGAGATCCAGGCCACCGTCGCCAAGTTCCTCGACGACCGAGTGCGCCCGCACGTCGGCGAGTGGTTCGAGAACGCCCACTTCGCTCGCGAACTCGCCCCGGAACTCGGCAAGTTGGGCGTACTCGGCATGCACCTCGAAGGCTACGGCTGCGCCGGCACCAATGCCGTGTCCTATGGGCTGGCCTGCCTGGAGCTGGAGGCGGCGGACTCCGGCTTCCGCAGCTTCGTCTCCGTGCAGGGCTCGCTGTCGATGTTCTCCATCTGGAAGTGGGGCTCGGAGGAGCAGAAGCAGGAGTGGCTGCCCCGGCTCGCCGCCGGTGAGGCGATCGGCTGCTTCGGCCTGACCGAGCCCGACTTCGGCAGCGACCCCGCCGGAATGCGCACCCGGGCCGTGCGCGACGGCGGCGACTGGATCCTGAACGGCTCCAAGATGTGGATCACCAACGGCGGCATCGCCGATGTGGCCACCGTGTGGGCGCAGGCCGAGGACGGCATCCGCGGCTTCCTCGTGCCGCGCGGCACCCCCGGCTTCACCACTCAGGACATCAAGCAGAAGATGTCGCTGCGCGCGTCCATCACCTCGGAGCTGTACTTCGACGACGTACGGCTGCCCGACTCGGCACGGCTGCCGCACGCGCAGGGCCTGCGCGGACCGCTGTCCTGCCTGAACGAGGCCCGCTTCGGCATCCTGTTCGGCGCCGTCGGCGCGGCCCGCGACAGCCTGCAGGCGGCCCTCGGCTACGCCGACTCGCGGGTGCAGTTCGGCAAGCCGATCAGTGCCTTCCAGCTCACGCAGAAGAAGCTCGCCGACATGACCGTGTCCCTGGGCGGTGCCGCGCTGCTCGCCCTGCACCTGGGCCGGCTGAAGGACCAGCACCGCATCCGGCCCGAGCAGATCAGTGTCGGCAAGCTGAACAACGTCCGGGAGGCGATCGCGATCGCGCGGGAGTGCCGCACCATCCTCGGGGCCAATGGCATCTCCCTGGAGTACTCACCGCTGCGACACGCCAACAACCTGGAATCGGTGCTCACTTACGAGGGCACCGGCGAGATGCACACGCTGGTCGTCGGTCAGGCGATCACCGGCTACCCGGCGTTTCGCTGA